From the Accumulibacter sp. genome, one window contains:
- a CDS encoding type II toxin-antitoxin system RelE/ParE family toxin, protein MSCWLHPGAEAELGDAAVYYAEHASKAIASSFVTEFERVLTLLVANQRLGTPADDGLRTYPFKRFPYSLVYRENSSGPQIYAVAHQHRDPKYWQERL, encoded by the coding sequence GTGAGCTGCTGGCTTCACCCTGGAGCAGAGGCCGAGCTTGGCGACGCTGCCGTCTACTACGCCGAGCACGCAAGCAAGGCGATCGCATCCTCCTTTGTCACCGAATTTGAGCGTGTCCTTACCTTGCTGGTCGCCAACCAGCGCTTGGGCACGCCGGCAGACGACGGGCTTCGCACGTATCCGTTCAAGCGGTTTCCCTACTCGCTGGTCTACCGAGAAAATTCATCGGGTCCACAGATCTACGCAGTTGCTCACCAGCACCGCGATCCGAAATACTGGCAGGAGCGTTTGTAG
- a CDS encoding LysE family translocator — protein sequence MFGTQNLALFVVAGLLLNMAPGPDSLLVMSRSATQGWRAGSAAALGIAAGTLVHILAAALGLSAVLATSSTAFAVVKYVGAAYLLYVGIALFRTKSNPTAEAIAQPPSLPSLRYRQIFFQGFLTNVLNPKVAVFFLAFVPQFISPEASNKALAFVVLGLIFNFNGILWCHFLAVSSAFASQRLQVSRFVTLWLNRLIGTVFVSLGIKLALAERS from the coding sequence ATGTTTGGAACACAAAATCTCGCTCTATTCGTCGTCGCTGGCCTCCTGCTTAACATGGCCCCAGGACCCGACTCACTGCTTGTCATGTCGCGCAGTGCAACTCAAGGCTGGCGTGCAGGGTCAGCGGCCGCGCTCGGCATCGCCGCAGGTACGCTCGTTCATATTCTTGCTGCAGCTTTGGGCTTGTCTGCCGTGCTCGCCACTTCAAGCACCGCCTTCGCCGTGGTCAAGTACGTAGGTGCAGCCTATTTGTTGTATGTCGGCATTGCGTTATTTCGAACCAAGAGCAACCCCACCGCAGAAGCAATAGCCCAGCCCCCTTCTCTGCCATCACTTCGGTACCGCCAAATATTCTTTCAGGGCTTTCTTACAAACGTTCTGAATCCGAAGGTCGCAGTGTTCTTCCTCGCATTCGTCCCTCAGTTCATTTCGCCTGAGGCATCCAACAAGGCGCTCGCTTTCGTTGTACTGGGCTTAATCTTCAACTTCAATGGCATCCTCTGGTGTCACTTTCTCGCTGTATCGTCGGCATTTGCCAGCCAGCGCTTGCAAGTCAGTAGATTCGTCACACTTTGGCTCAATCGGCTCATCGGCACAGTTTTTGTCTCGCTCGGCATCAAGCTCGCATTGGCTGAAAGAAGCTAA
- a CDS encoding addiction module protein, giving the protein MSIPVHELEAEVLGLPPEERARLLERLIESFEPESRVRDAWIALSLTREAEIKSGKAALVPGSEAVARVRARIA; this is encoded by the coding sequence ATGTCCATCCCCGTTCATGAGCTTGAGGCTGAAGTACTGGGCTTGCCGCCTGAGGAGAGGGCGCGGCTGCTCGAACGCCTGATCGAGAGCTTCGAGCCCGAGTCTCGTGTACGAGATGCGTGGATCGCGCTGTCCCTCACGCGTGAAGCCGAGATTAAATCCGGTAAGGCTGCCCTGGTGCCCGGATCCGAAGCAGTAGCTCGCGTCCGCGCAAGAATCGCGTGA
- a CDS encoding phage integrase N-terminal SAM-like domain-containing protein — MPQCATRYRAPSGHNKRHPREMGAREVESFLTHLAVTGRVAASTQNQAKSALLFLYKEVLGSELPWLDEVESAKASRRLPVVLTPEEVQRLLVLCEGTTGLILRLL, encoded by the coding sequence ATACCACAGTGCGCGACTCGCTATCGTGCGCCGAGCGGCCACAACAAGCGACATCCGCGTGAAATGGGCGCGCGGGAAGTCGAGTCCTTCCTCACGCACCTTGCCGTCACGGGGCGCGTTGCGGCGTCGACGCAGAACCAGGCGAAGAGTGCGCTGCTCTTCCTCTACAAGGAGGTGCTCGGCAGCGAGCTGCCCTGGCTCGACGAGGTCGAGTCGGCGAAAGCTTCGCGGCGCTTGCCGGTCGTCCTCACTCCGGAAGAAGTGCAGCGCTTGCTGGTGCTGTGCGAGGGAACGACGGGTCTGATCCTGCGGCTGCTCTAA
- a CDS encoding type II toxin-antitoxin system HicA family toxin — MKISDILAVLRKDGWLLVATRWSHRQFKHPIKPGRVTVAGKPSDDLAPGTLNSILKQASLKG, encoded by the coding sequence GTGAAAATTAGCGACATATTGGCTGTTCTCCGTAAGGACGGGTGGCTTCTGGTCGCAACCAGATGGAGTCATCGCCAGTTTAAACACCCGATAAAACCCGGTCGCGTCACCGTCGCTGGGAAGCCAAGTGACGATCTGGCTCCGGGAACACTCAACAGCATTCTGAAGCAGGCCTCACTGAAAGGTTGA
- a CDS encoding type II toxin-antitoxin system HicB family antitoxin: MRYAIVIEKAESNFSGYVPDLPGCVATGATVEETENELLLAIQFHLDGLREDGLGPPAAESIVEYMFIPAQPFAPGDAPQTARP; the protein is encoded by the coding sequence ATGCGCTATGCGATTGTTATCGAAAAAGCCGAAAGCAATTTCTCCGGGTATGTGCCGGACCTGCCAGGTTGTGTCGCCACTGGAGCCACTGTAGAGGAAACTGAAAACGAGCTGCTTTTGGCAATCCAATTCCATCTCGATGGCCTTCGTGAGGATGGTCTTGGCCCTCCTGCTGCAGAAAGCATCGTGGAATATATGTTTATCCCCGCCCAACCCTTCGCTCCAGGGGACGCGCCGCAAACGGCGCGTCCCTGA
- a CDS encoding integron integrase translates to MRIMECLRLRVKDLDFARGEIVVREGKGAKDRVTMLPRTLADPLQADLGRVRALHEADLAEGFGEVFLPFALARKYPHAAREWAWQYVFVAARRSLDPRSGAIRRHHVEAQSIQRAMRAALRQAGISKPATPHTLRHSFATSLLESGRDIRTVQELLGHADVSTTMIYTHVLNRGGLGVRSPLDDLH, encoded by the coding sequence ATGCGCATCATGGAATGTCTCCGCTTGCGCGTGAAGGACCTCGACTTCGCGCGTGGCGAGATCGTGGTTCGCGAGGGCAAAGGCGCCAAAGACCGCGTCACGATGCTGCCGCGGACGCTGGCCGACCCGCTGCAGGCCGACCTCGGGCGCGTCAGGGCGCTGCACGAGGCGGACCTGGCCGAGGGCTTCGGAGAAGTCTTTCTGCCGTTTGCGCTGGCACGCAAGTATCCGCATGCGGCGCGCGAGTGGGCCTGGCAGTATGTCTTCGTCGCCGCCAGGCGATCGCTCGACCCACGCTCGGGAGCGATTCGTCGGCACCACGTCGAAGCGCAGAGCATCCAGCGAGCGATGCGCGCGGCGCTGCGCCAAGCGGGGATCAGCAAGCCGGCCACGCCGCACACCCTGCGCCATTCGTTCGCGACCTCGCTCCTGGAAAGCGGCCGCGACATCCGCACCGTGCAGGAGCTCTTGGGGCATGCGGATGTGTCGACGACGATGATCTACACGCATGTGCTCAATCGCGGCGGGCTGGGCGTGCGCAGCCCGCTCGACGACCTGCACTGA